A region of the Halostella limicola genome:
GTCGCGTCGGTCGACGTCGTCAAGCCGGAACTGCGCGGCGGGCGGATCCACGGCTGGCTCGCCGAGGGCACGCCGATAGACGTGTTCAAGTCCTCCCGCCGGGCGTACGAGAACCGGCTGTCGTACCTCCGGCGCGAGAGCGACGAGACCTCGGTGACCGTCGTCCTCAACGACGACGAGATGGCCGCGGAGCACGCCGACGTCGAGCGTATCTACCGGGAGCGCGGCGAGGACATCTCCCTCGAGGTGACGGTGCGCGAGCACCTCCCGCGCGCCGAACTCGCCCGCGAGTTCGAGTCCCACACCGACTTCGTCCACTACATCGGGCACTGCGAGGAGCAGGGGCTGCGCTGCCCCGACGGCTACCTCTCGGCGAGCAGCCTCGACGAGTGCAACGCCGAGACGTTCTTTCTCAACGCCTGCGGCTCCTTCCACCAGGGGATGGAGCTCGTCGAGAAGGGCAGCGTCGCGGGCGCGGTGACGTTCTCCGGCGTGCTCAACGACCACGCGGTCAAGGTCGGGTCGATGTTCGCCCGGCTGCTGGTCCACGGGTTCAGCATCGAACGGGCGATGCGGCTCGCGCGCCGGCGGATCATGATGGGGAAGGACTACGCCGTCGTCGGCGACGGGACCCACGTCCTGACCCAGAGCAGCAACCGCCTTCCCGCGACGGTGACGCTCCGGGAGACAGGCGACGGCGGCTTCCTGCTCACCTACGACCAGTTCTCGGCCGGCAACCTGGGCGCGTTCTACCGCCCGTACATCGAGGGCAACGACTACTCCTACCTCTGTGGCAACGAGTCGGAGTTCGCCCTGGACCGGGAGACGACGCGGTCGTTCCTGTGCCGGGCCGAGATGCCGGTCGTCTACGACGGCGACCTCTACTGGTCCGGCGAACTCTGCAGCGCGATCTAGGGCCCCGTGTAACCCCCGCCACCGGAACGCAGAAGCGGTGGCGACGGAGCCAGGGCGGAAGCGATGCGGGCGCTTGACGGGTGGAGGGCACTGGGCGACATCTCGATATGCGGTAACAGTGCCCACCAACTTTATTTTCCCGGAGATATGTTAGCAATTCTTCGTCTAAAATATCGCGTTAGCGGTACACAAGCAAGATTTGCTTTCGGAACGGCCAGTAAAATTAAGTACGCCGAACGCCTTTTCTCTCTTACAGGCATGACCTCAAATTTACTCGACAAACAACTAGGCGATCTGTTGACACAGGTGCTGGCGGACGCTGACGACGAAGTCATCGTCGTCAACCCGTCGTCGGACGCGATCGAAGACGTGATCCGCGTCGCGACGGACTTCGAGGGCGACGCCCCCGAGATCCGGATGCTCGCCGACGAGCGGACGCTCAAGGGCGTGATGGACGACTTCATCGTCGCCAGTCACGCGGCCGACCTCATCGACGCCGGCACGATGACGCTGCGCACGACCGAGGACGCCCAGCAGAACTCCCTGCTCGTCACGGGCGAGACGGTCGTCGCGCTCGTCGACGCCGGCAGCCACGTCGGCGGCCTCACGGCCGACGACGACGAGTTCGTCGACGCCGCCTACGACACCTACAACACGCAGTGGGAGGAGGCCGACGACTTCCACCTCCGGACGCCCCCGATCACGCAGGTCCGGGAGACCCTCGCCGAGGAGATCAGCCCCGAGGCCAGAGACGACTTCACGGGCATCCTCGACACCCTCGAAACCGCCCGCGGCGACGGCGACGGGCTCGACGAAGTGACGATCAGCCTCCTCGTCGCGGCCAAGAACGAGGCCCTCCTGTACGACATCAGCAAGTGGGGCGAGGACGTGGGCATCGCCTCCAAGGCGACGTTCTCCCGCACCAAGACGAAGCTCGAAGACATGGGCCTCATCGACACCGAGAAGGTCCCGATCGACGTCGGCCGCCCGCGCCTGCGCCTCAAACTCGGCGACGAGCGCCTGACCGGCGCCGACGACGACCAGGTCGCGAGCGTCGCGCAGTCTATCCTCAACTAAAGAGCCCTCGCGAGCGCCTGGCGGGCGCTTCTGCGGGCCGAGGCGATCGATTGTCCGAGGCGGCGAAGCCGCCTCGCTACTCTCTTCGCTCTTTTTATGTCCTCCGGAGCGACTCCGCCGCTCCGCTACCCGACCGCCGCCGCGAAGCCGCCGCGTTTTTGCTCCCTCCCCGAAACCTCTCGGGCATGAACGTCACGTTCGTCGGGAGCGGTCCCGGGATAGACGCCGTCGAGGCCGCGCTCTCTGACGTCGGAGTCGACGGGGCCGCCGGCGACC
Encoded here:
- the tbsP gene encoding transcriptional regulator TbsP, encoding MTSNLLDKQLGDLLTQVLADADDEVIVVNPSSDAIEDVIRVATDFEGDAPEIRMLADERTLKGVMDDFIVASHAADLIDAGTMTLRTTEDAQQNSLLVTGETVVALVDAGSHVGGLTADDDEFVDAAYDTYNTQWEEADDFHLRTPPITQVRETLAEEISPEARDDFTGILDTLETARGDGDGLDEVTISLLVAAKNEALLYDISKWGEDVGIASKATFSRTKTKLEDMGLIDTEKVPIDVGRPRLRLKLGDERLTGADDDQVASVAQSILN